A stretch of DNA from Sphingomonas sp. SORGH_AS_0879:
GCCGAAGGGGAAGGGGCCGATGGTCGACTCGAAGAAATCCAGCGTCGGCGCGAATTCGGCGAACAGCGCCTCGGCCTTCGCCTTCTCGCCCGGCAGATACCAGTAGAACATCGGGATCGTGTTGCCGAAGCGGCTCTTATACGATCCCTCGACCACGTCATAAGGCCCGACATTCAGCGCGATGGCATAGGTGTTGGGATGCCTGGTCCGCCAGTTCCAGCGCGTCCGCCCATCGGGCAGCGTATCGACGCCCAGCAGCACGCCGTTGGACGGGGCCTTCAACCCCTTGGGCACGGTGATGTGCAGCGTCACCACGCCCGGCTCGCCCATCGGATAGTCGAGGCAGGGCCAGAACAGGTCGCAGCCATAGCCCTGTGTCGTGGTGGCGAACCAGGGGCGACCATCGGGTGTCCTGGCCCAGACGACGCCCGTGTCCCAGGGCGCACGGACCGCGACATGGGGCGTGCCGCCATAGGTGATCTTGGCACTCACCCTTTGCCCCGCGCGAAGCGGGCGGAGCAGGGTGATGACCAACTTTCCTTCGGGGTTGCTCCACTGGGCGGGCTTCAGCGCCTTGCCGTCGATCAGTATCGCCTTGACCGGCAGATTCTTGTCGAGATCGATCACCAGTCGCGCGAGCGGAGCCTTGGCGGTGAAACCCAGCACCGCGACGCCGTTCAACTCCTGCGTATCGGGCAGCACCTCGAACGACAGGTCGGCGCGGTCGAAGCGCATGGCGAGTTGTTCGGGCGGGCGCACGCCGCCCGACACCATCGTCTGCGCGGTCAGCGGCGGTTCGCCCTTGCCGGGTAAGGCCTTGCCATTTTGGGCGTTCGCCGGCGCGAGGGCGCAAAGTGCGGTGGCGGCAAGCAGGGCGGCGGCGACATTCCGTATACGATTCATCGCCAATGTGTCGCGCAACGGCTCGGGCTTGGCAAGCGCTCGGGTGTCGGCTTGTCGCAGCGGGAATTGATGGATCGGCAACCCTCCCCATATATAGTCCTGAAGAGGCCCCGATCAGGGCCGACCGGAGTTTGCATGAACCAGTCCTATCCCGTCCTCCCGCTGCGTGACATCGTCGTCTTCCCGCACATGATCGTCCCCCTGTTCGTCGGTCGCGACAAATCGGTCGCGGCGCTGGAAGCGGCGATGGCGGCGGACAAGGAAATTTTCCTGGTCGCCCAGCTTGATCCCGCCGAGGACGATCCCGCGCGCGAGGATCTGTACGAGATCGGCGTGACCGCCACCGTCCTGCAATTGCTCAAGCTGCCCGATGGCACGGTCCGTGTGCTGGTCGAGGGCAAGACGCGCGGGCGTCTGGACCAGCTCGACGAATCGGGCGCGTTCCTGACCGCCACGATCGACGCGAAGCCGGTGTCGGAAGACGATGCCGCGCTCGAAGAGCAGGACCATGACGTCAAGGCGCAACTCGCCGCGCTGATGCGCTCGGTGGTCGACCAGTTCGAGAATTACGCCAAGCTCAACCGCAAGCTGCCCGCCGAAACCGCGGTGCAACTGGCGGAGATCGAGGATGCCTCGCAACTCGCCGATGCGGTCGCCGCCAACATCTCGGTCAAGGTCGCCGACAAGCAGGCGCTGCTGGTGGAAACCGATCCGGCCAAGCGGCTGGAGATGGCCTATGCCCTGATGGAAGGCGAACTCGGCGTCCTTCAGGTCGAGAAGAAGATCAAGAGCCGCGTCAAGCGCCAGATGGAGAAGACGCAGCGCGAATATTATCTCAACGAACAGTTGAAGGCGATCCAGCGCGAACTGGGCAATGAGAGCGAGGACGGTGACGGCGACGAGATCGCCGAACTGACCCAGAAGATCGCCACGCTCAAGCTGTCCAAGGAAGCGCGGACCAAGGCGACAGCCGAACTCAAGAAGCTGAAGACCATGGCGCCGATGAGCGCCGAGGCGACGGTGGTGCGCAATTATCTCGACGTGCTGCTCGGCCTGCCCTGGGGCAGGAAGTCCAAGGTGAAGAAGGACATCGCGGCGGCGCAGGCGATTCTGGATCAGGATCACTATGCGCTGGAAAAGGTGAAGGACCGGATCGTCGAATATCTGGGCGTCCAGGCGCGCACCAACAAGCTGAAGGGGCCGATCCTGTGCCTCGTCGGCCCGCCGGGCGTCGGCAAGACCTCGCTGGGTCAGTCGATCGCCAAGGCGTGCGGGCGCGAGTTCATCCGCCAGTCGCTGGGCGGCGTGCGCGACGAAGCCGAGATTCGCGGCCATCGCCGGACCTATATCGGCTCGCTGCCGGGCAAGATCGTGACCAATTTGAAGAAGGCCGGCACGGGCAATCCGCTGTTCCTGCTCGACGAGATCGACAAGTTGGGTCAGGATTTTCGCGGTGACCCCGCCTCGGCGCTGCTGGAGGTGCTCGACCCCGAACAGAATGCCAAGTTCAACGATCACTATCTGGAGATCGACATCGATCTATCGGACGTGATGTTTGTGTGCACCGCGAACACGCTGAACCTGCCGCAGCCTCTGCTCGACCGCATGGAGATCATCCGTCTGGAGGGTTATACCGAGGACGAGAAGGTCGAGATCGCCGAGCGTCACCTGATCGCCAAGCAGGTCGAGACGCACGGCCTGAAGGACGGCGAGTTCACGCTGACGCAAGGTGGCCTGCGCGCCCTGATCCAGCGCTACACCCGCGAGGCAGGCGTGAGAACGCTGGAGCGTGAGATCGCGCGTCTCGCCCGCAAGGCGCTGCGCCAGATCCTGGAGGGCAAGGCGACCTCGGTGACGATCACGCCGGACAATTTGCATGAGTTCGCGGGCGTCCAGAAGTATCGCCACGGCCTGTCCGAACAGGAGGATCAGATCGGTGCGGTCACCGGCCTCGCCTGGACCGAAGTGGGTGGCGAATTGCTGACCATCGAATCGGTGACGGTGCCGGGCAAGGGGCAGGTGAAGACCACCGGCAAGCTGGGCGACGTCATGAAGGAATCGGTCCAGGCCGCCTTCAGCTTCGTCCAGGCGCGCAGTCCCAGCTTCGGGATCAAGCCCTCGCTGTTCCACCGCAAGGACATCCATATCCACCTGCCCGAAGGGGCGGTGCCCAAGGATGGTCCGTCGGCGGGCATCGGGCTGGTCACCTCGATCGTCTCGACGCTGACCGGCATCGCGGTGCGCAAGGATGTGGCGATGACCGGTGAGGTGACTCTGCGTGGCCGCGTGCTGCCGATCGGCGGGCTGAAGGAAAAGCTGCTCGCGGCGTTGCGCGGTGGGATCACCACCGTCCTCATCCCACAGGAGAATGAGAAGGATCTGGCGGATATCCCCGCCAATATCCGCGAAGGGTTGAAGATCGTGCCCGTGTCGCATGTCGACGAGGTGCTTCGTCTGGCACTGGTCGGCCCGCTGGAGGCGATCGACTGGACCGACGCCGACGAACTGGCGGCGCTGCCGCCCGCCGCCATCCCGGCGGTCGCGGGGGCCGAACGCCACCATTGATCGTCGCGAGGGCAGGGCCATCCGGCGTAAAGGCGGATGGCCCTGTCGGCGATTGTCACACGATTGTCACGGTCGGGCGCTTAGCGGGTGTTTCGTGCCGGGCACGACAACAGTTTGACAGCGGACGCAACAACGGCATTATCGATCCTTTAAGGTTTGAGCGGCAACCGAGTCCGTCTGACTAATCTTTGGGTTCACAGGGGGTTATGGAATGAACAAGCAGGAGCTGATCGCTACCGTCGCCGATTCTTCGGGCCTCGCGCGTGGGGATGCGATCAAGGCTGTGGAGGCCGTGTTTGAGTCGATCACCGCCGCGCTCAAGAAGGGCGACGAGGTTCGCCTGGTCGGCTTCGGCACCTTCTCGGTATCCCAGCGCAAGGCCTCGACCGGTCGCAATCCCCGGACCGGCGAACCGATGACCATCAAGGCGTCGTCGCAGCCCAAGTTCAAGCCGGGCAAGCTGTTGAAGGACTCGGTCAACTAATGTGATTTTTTGGGCTGGACAGGCGGCGACACGCCGCCTAAAGGCCCGTCCTCCGGTTACCGGGCGCGTAGCTCAGCGGTAGAGCACACCCTTCACACGGGTGGGGTCACAGGTTCAATCCCTGTCGCGCCCACCATCCTTTCTCGCCGATCGGGCGATGACATGAGGATGGTGATCAGGTCGTTTTCATCGCTATCGGCGGTATGTGAGGTAGGGCAACCTTGCCCCTATGGCGTCCATGCCATCCCCCCGTCAGACAAGGGGGAGAGCGGATCAATATTCGTTTTCGCGCAGAGGCGCGGAGGACGCAGAGAGATATTGCTCACGCGGCAGCGCGTCTCATTGACTCCTGGATAGCGAAGAACAAGCCGCTGTTGCCTCAGGCGCACCCCCTCTGCGTCCTCCGCGCCTCTGCGCGCAAAAGAAGTGGGCCGGCGTCTTCGCTTGAACCGCCAGGTCCGTTCGACATTCCCTCATTCCTCCCCTGCAAGGGGAGGTGGCAGGTCGAAGGCCTGACGGAGGGGTATCGCCCTTCCGATAGCGGAACACTCTCCACCATGCTCGGCGTGGTCTCCCTCCCCTTACATGGGAGGAGTGAAGCCCGTTCTGCCTGGACGCAGGTCCGCGATCGGCTCCCCGCCAAAAACCGCGCTTACATCCTGGCGTCGGTATCCCCAGCCAGAGAGCGTGCGATCGGGTCGATCATGTCCTTCGGTATGCGGCGGGCGATGACGGGCATGGTCGCGTGGCTCTTGCGCGCGTCCACCACATTCTTGTCGCCCTGCCAGTGGCGCAGCCGCGCGGCGATATAGTCCGCGCGCTGACCGGCCAGGACGGGATAGGGCTTGCCGGGCGTGTGACAGCTGACACAGGCGGGCAGTTGCTTGTCCGGCAGCCCCCGCTCGACGATCCGCGCCGCCGCCGGGTCGCCCGAGGGGGCGCCTCCCAGGCCCGGCATCGCGGCGAAGCGGCGTGCGGCGGCCTCCATCCGTGCCGCCTCCATCCGCATGGCCACCTGCTGCATCACCGCGCTCGACCGGCGCCCATCGGCATAGCCACGCAGCGCCGCCAGCAGATATTCGGGGCTCTGTCCGCCCAGGATCGGAATGTCGGGCGCGCCGCGGCCGCGTCCGTCGGTGCCATGGCATCCGGTGCAATTGTCCGGATCGACCGCGGGCGAGGCTTCGGCGACCAGCGCCCGGTACTGAGCCGGGGTCATGCCGGGCAGGCGACGGACGAACGCGACCATGCGGCGTACCTCGTCGGGGCGGTCCTGCACGGCCCAGGCGGGCATGCCGGTATATTTGACGCCGTGCTGGATGATCCAGAACAGCTGCTTGTCGGTCCATTGGCGCGCATTGATCGCCAGATCGGGCGCGGGCGGGGTCGCGGCCTGCATCACCGGCGCGGGCTTCTGGCCGGGCGCACCGTGGCAGACCGCGCAGGCATTGGCGAAATGGCCCGCGGCGCTGACTAGGCCGCTGCGGTCGGCGGGGTCGTTGGGCGCGGTCAAGGCGGCATGGGTCCGCACCGAATTGCGCATCGCCCAGTGCAGGAACCAGTCGGTGATCGCCCAATGCCCGCTCGACGCGGCAAGGCTGATCACGCCCGACCAGGCGACCGCCATACCCAGCGTGGCCAGGCCCAGGATGGTGGCGATCACGCGCTTCCAGGTGATACGGATGGTCATGCGCGCGCCTCCGGTCGGGTTTGGAGCAGGCGGCCGAGCATCGCCAGCCCGCCGCACAGATAGGCGATGCCGCCGACCAGCAGCATGACCACGCCCGCAATCTGCTGGTCCTGCAACGCGCCCGCGCCGTGATGGCTGTAGAGCGGACGCGGGGCGAGGCCGATCAGCGCGCCGAGCAGGGTCATATGCATCGATGTGACCAGCAGTGCCGCCACCCCCGCCGCCCGGTGCCGGGGCGCGAGCACCGCCGACCAGAGCAGCAGCCCGGCGACAAGGAAACTGGCCTGCTCGACCACCAGCCACAGCGGCGCATGATCGGCCAGCCGCCGCAGCGCGGGGACGTGCCAGCCCCAGACGATCACCGCCTCCACCAAAGCGGCAGCCATCGGCGTGGCGAGGCGTGGCCAGCGACGGGCGGGGTCGAGGCGGCTGTCCTGGATCGCCAGCGCGAGCAGCGGCGCGGCCACCGCCACCGCGATCATGTGCGCGACCATATGGCCGGTCATGCCTTGGCCGCTCAGTGCCCAGCCAAAGGCGAGCAGGGTCAGGCCCGCGAGGAGATAAGCCCGCTTCACCGGCAATCGCCCAGCACCAGGACCGGCATCGCGGTGAATATGACCGCGACGAAGCTCAATCCCGCGAGAAGGAAGGTCGAATAGGCGAGGAAGCGCAGCCGATCGACATCGGTGCCCTCATTATGCGGTGGCGGGTCGCCGGGGCCGCGCGATTGCTGCCACGCGATCACGCCCGAGGCGACGATCACGACCAGCGCGACGACCGTCCCGATGGCGAAGGCGGTGGGGAAGAGCGCCCATTCGCCGATCCGCTCGCACGAGATCGCCGCCCACAGATAGGAGAAGAGAAAATGCACCGCCCAGGTCGTCGGCGGCACGATCAGCGTCCATAGCGTGACCCGCAGCCGGTGGGCGCCTTTCAACCAGCGCTTCATAGCCCCGTCTCCGGAAACAGGCCGACGGTCAGATAGGCTACGACAGCGGTCAGCGCGAAGAAGTGCAGATAGACGGTGATGTTGCGGATGTCGGCGTCATGGCTCGGCGTCATCCTGCCCGCGATGCTTCGGGCCAGCGTATAAAGCTGCATGATCGCGGCGACGGCGGCATGGACCACGGTCCAGACGACCAGCACCCAGACGATTGCCGGATAGACATTGGCCTTCGGATCGAGCCCTTCCAGACAGGCGAGCCCCGCGAACAGGCTGGCGATCGCCATGCCCGCCCCGAGCAGCAGCAGCGCGCGGGCCGCCATCATCCCGCCGCGACGATGGACCTCGCGCGCCGCCAGCGTCGCCGCCCAACTCGCCAGCGACAGGGCCAGGGCGAGGAGCGGGCCGCCGCTGCCCGGTCCGTCGAACCCGGCGCCGAAATCGGGATGGATCGTCCAGTAGAAATAATAGCCGAAGACGAGGCCGGAAAAGGCCGTCGCGTCGGCCATCATCGTGATGAACATCGCCCACCAGCCCGGCGCGGCGGGCCCGGAGATATAGAGCGGCAGGCGCATGCCATGACCGATCGGCTTTTCGGGTTTCTCGGGGATTTCCGCGGTGTCCCACAACCACCAGAGGATGCAGGCCAAGGTCACCACGCCGCCCAGGGCCGCGATCAGATAGAGGTGATAGGTGGTCAGGATGAAGACGCTGCCCAGCGCGACGGCGGTCAGCATCGGCTTGACGCTGGGCGTGCCAAGCCGGATCACCGAGACGGGCTTGCCGTCGAGGACCGAGGTGATGATCGTCTCGCGGCGACCTTCCTCGGCGTCGGCGAGGAAGAAGCGGCCCTCATCGACCTTGGCGACGAAATCCTTCTGGTCCCAGATCGGATAGCGGCTCTCGACCAAAGGCACCGAGCGGATGCCCCAATCCTCATCATCCGGCTTGGCCAGCCATTCGAGCGTGCCCGCATTCCACGGATTGCGCGGCGCCTTGGTACGGGTCGGCGACAGGGCGAGGTCGATGACCAGCACGGCGACGCCCGCCGCGAACATGTAGGAGCCCAGCGTAGAGGCCAGGTTGAGCCAGCCGATGTTCAAATCGGCGGGATAGGTGAAGACGCGACGCGGCATCCCCTCCAGTCCCGACAGATGCATCGGGAAGAAGGTCAGGTTGACGCCGACGAACATGATCCAGAAGGCGGTTCGCCCCATCCGATCAGACAGCTTCTTGCCGGTGATGAGCGGCCAGTAATAATAAAGCCCGCCGAACAGCGGCAGCAATGTGCCGCCGATCAGCACATAATGGAGGTGCGCGACGATGAAATAAGTGTCGTGTGCCTGCCAGTCGAAGGGCGCCACCGCGACCATCACGCCGGTCAGCCCGCCGATGACGAAGATGGCCAGGCTTCCGCTCGCATAGAGCAAGGGCGTCGACCATTTCACCTTGCCAGCCCACAGCGTGGCGATGAAGGCGAAGATCTGGACCCCGGTCGGGATGGCGACGGCCTCTGATGCGGCGGAGAAGAAGGCGAGGCTGATCTTCGGCAGGCCAGTCGCGAACATATGGTGCACCCACAGCCCGAACGACAGGAAGGCGGTGCCCACGGCCGCGAGCACGATCCATGGATAACCCAGCAGGTGCCGCTGCGCGAAGGTCGGGATCAGCATCGCGAACAGGGCGATCGAGGGCAGGAAGACGATATAGACCTCCGGATGGCCGAAGATCCAGAACAGGTGCTGCCACAACAGCGGATCGCCCCCGCGCGCGGCGTCGAAGAAGGGCCAGTCGAGCAGCCGCTCCATCTCGAACAACAGGTCGCCCGCGATCAGAGGCGGAAAGGCGAACAGGATCATCACCGCCACGACCAGGATATACCAGGCATAGAGCGGCATCAGGTTCAGCCGCATCCCCGGCGGGCGGCATTTGAGCACACCGACGATCAACTCGACGGCGGCGGCGACCGACGACACCTCGATGAAGGAAAGCCCCAGCATCCAGATATCGGCGCCCAGGCCCGACAAATCGGTGCGGGTGGTCAGCGGCGGATACATGAACCAGCCGCCATCGGGCGCGGCGTTGAAGAAGATCGAGCCGCCGACGAACACGCCGCCGATCAGGAAGCTCCAATATCCGAAGGCCGACAGGCGCGGGAAGGGCAGGTCGCGTGCGCCGAGAAGTTGCGGCAGCAGGATGATCGACACTGCCTCGAACATCGGGACGGCGAACAGGAACATCATCATCGAGCCGTGCAGCGTGAACAGCTGGTTGAAGGTGTTCGCCGACACCAGGTCATTGTCGGGCACAGCCAATTGGGTGCGCATGATCAGCGCCAGCGCGCCGGCGAACAGCATGAAGCCGAACGCGGTCAGCGTGTACCAGACGCCGACCCGGTTGTTGTTGACGTCCGTCCAGCGCAGGAACAGCCCGCTGGGCGGCTTCCAGACGGCGCGCAGCCGCTCTTCCTGGGCGGCGCGAAGGGCAGGGTCGTCCTGGGCGTGGAGGCTCATTTCAGACCCTGAAGATAGCGGGCGAGGGCCAGCGCCTCGTCATCCGACAATTGGGGGAAAGAGGGCATGCGCACGCCCGGCTTGGTCTTTTCGGGATGACGGATGAAGTTCGCGACGTTGGCCTCCGTCATCGGCAGGATGCCCGCCGCCAGCGTCCGGCGCGATCCGAAATGGGTGAGGTCGGGGCCGATCCGGGTGGGCGGCGTCACTCCGGCGATGGCATGGCACCCGGAACAGCCATTGGCCGCGAAGAGCCGGGTTCCGGCACTGTCGACGGCCCGGGCGGGACGCGCCTGCTGGGCCAGCCATGCATCGAAGGCGGCGGGCGGCATGGCGATGACGTCGAACGCCATCAGGGCGTGGGACAATCCGCAGAACTCGGCGCATTGGCCGCGATAGCGACCGGGCTTGTCGGCGCGGACGACCAGGCTGTTGATGCGGCCGGGGATCATGTCCATCTTGCCCGCCAGCCCCGGTATCCAGAAGCTGTGCACCACATCGCCCGCGCCCAGGCGAAAGGCGACCGTACGACCGGTCGGGATACGAATCTCATTCGCACCCAGGACGGGAGCGCGACCCGGTGCCTGATAGGCGACGCGCCACCAGAATTGCTCGCCATCGACCGCGACCTTCAGGTCGGCGGGCGCGACCGGCCGGGGCCGCATATAGGGTAGCGAATAGGCGAGCAGTCCCAGCAGCACGATCGTCGGTATGACCCCGCCCAGCCACAGGACCAGGCGCATGCCCTTCTCATGTCCGATCGCCCCTTCGGGCGCACGGACGGCATGGCGCATCAGCAACGCGACCGCCCCCGCGATCACCACCGCGCCGACCAGCATGATGATGAAAAGGTGGCGAATATCCGCCGCATCCGCCCCGAACGGGGCCAGGGTCGATTGATGCGTGTTGCATCCCGCCAACAAGGCGGCCGTCCCGACGACGATGGCTGTGCTCATCCCCCGCATGGCCAACAAACGTTGCCATGGTGGAATGGTTCACCTTCCCTTCATCGGAAATTCATGTCCGAAACAAAATGTCACGTTTGCGGATTGCGCCGCCAGACCTCACCCGCGAGCACCGTGGCGAAGCCCAGCCAGGCGGCCAGAGGCACGACGCTGAGGGCGGCGGGACGGTCGATCTTCCAGGCGGTGGCCGCCAGCGCGGCGGTACCGGCGGCCATCGTCCCGGCGGCGGCGGTGCTGGTGCCGATCCGTCGTTCGCGGAAGAACAACTCGGTCCATCCGCCGATCATCGCGCTGTTGCCGAGCCAGAGCGCGACCGCCGTATCGCGCCGGGGCGAGGAGGGCTGGCGAAGCAGTCGGTAGCCGCCGACCGCCGCCAGGCTTTCGAGCACCGGCCAGACCGCACCGAATACCTTGTCTGGCGGGGTGAAGCCAGGCTTGTCGAGCCGTCTGTACCAATGCCGGATGCGTGGGTGAGACGGATCGGGCACATTGCGCCGCCCGACCAGTGCACTCAACCCCAGCACCGCCGCCGCCACGCCGCCCGCCATCCATGGCGACAACCCCGTCTTCGTCTTGCCGTTCATCGCGAACCCTCTCGATTGCGAGGGGGATAACGGTTCGGCCTCATCCCTGTTCAGCGGCGGCGCGATTTGTCGGCATTGGCATCGGCGGATCGAGCGCCGCGATCGCCAGCAACGACAGGCCCAATATGCGTCGGTTTCGCCGGGCGATTTGCTATCCTGGATCAAGGCCATTTGGCCGATTTACCTGCTATCCGTACTTTTGCGGTAGGATGGCGACCGCTGGCGCGTGGCCGCGCCTTGTTGCAGAAATGGACGATAGTGGACTCCTCCGCATTTGAATTCCTGAAAGGCGTTTCGGGACAGGTGGTCGATGAGATCATCGCGTTCGACTGGGCGGCGACCTCGCTGGGCGCGCCGGGGCAGTGGCCGGTCGCGCTGCGGTGCCAGGTGGCGACGATGCTCGCCTGTCCCGCGCCCATGTATCTGGTCTGGGGCCCGGATCTGATCTCCTTCTACAACGATGCCTATCGGCCGATCCTGGGTTATCGCGCGGCGACCGCGATGGGCACGCCGTTCCGCATCCTGTGGGGCAGCATCTGGGACGAGATCGCGCCTTTGGTCGACCAGGCGCTATCGGGCGGCGTCGCGCGGGTCACGGACATGCGGCTGGACCTGGCGCGCGAGGGGAAGCCCGAGGAAAGCTACTGGACCTTTTCCTATTCGCCGGTCTTCGACGATCGCGGCGACATCGCGGGCATGATCTGCGTCACCGGCGAGACGACTGCGCGCGTGCTGGCCGAACGACGCCAGCAGGAGGCGGACGAACGGCTCGACCTGGCGCTCAGTTCGGGCGCGCATGTCGGCATGTGGGACTGGGACGTGGTCAACGACTCGGTGCGCTCCGATGGGCGCTTCGCGGCGATGTACGGCGTCGACCCGGTCGCCGCCGAGGCGGGCATGCCGATCGCCGAGTTCTTCCAGGGTATCCATCCCGAAGACCGCGCGCGGGTGGAGGCGGAGATCGGGGCCGTCCTCGCGGGGGCGGGCGATGCGAGCGAGGGGGCGGGGCGCTTCGTCTCCGAATATCGGCTGGTCCAGTCCGATGGCTCGGTCCACTGGGTATCCGCGCGGGGACGGTGCATCGTCGATGGGACCGGGCGCTGCGTGCGCTTCCCCGGCGTCAGCTTCGATATCACCGACCGGGTCTGTGTCGAGCTTCAGTTGCGCGAGAGCGAGGCTCGCGCGCGTCTGAATGCCGAGCGGGTGCAGCTCGCGCTGGAGGCGGGGGCGATCATCGGCACCTGGCTATGGGACCTGCCGAACGATCGCTTCACGGTGGACGAGCCGTTCGCCCGTAATTTCGGGCTCGACCCCGCTCTGGGGCATGAGGGGCTGAGCCTGGCGCAGGTGGTCGAGACGGTCCATCCCGACGATCAGGCCGGCCTTGCCGAGGCGATCGCCGAGGCGATCGCGCGCGGCGGTCCCTATGCCCATCAGTATCGCACGCGGCGTCATGACGGTCGCTATCACTGGCTGGAGGCGAATGGCCGGGTCGATCACGCGCCCGACGGCACGCCGCTGCACTTTCCCGGCGTGCTGATCGATGTCGGCGCCCGCCGCGCGCTGGAGGCCGAGCGCGACCATGCCATCGCCGAACTCCGCGCGCTGACCGACCAGTTGGAACAGCGCGTCGCCGACCGCACCGCCGAGTTGATGCGTGCAGAGGAAGCGTTGCGGCAAAGCCAGAAGATGGAGGCGGTGGGCCAGTTGACCGGTGGGTTGGCCCATGATTTCAACAATCTGCTGGCGGGTATTTCCGGCTCGCTGGAACTTATGGCGCTGCGCCTGTCGCAGGGGCGGACGGGGGAGCTCGACCGCTATATGGACGCGGCGCAGGGGGCGACGCGGCGGGCGGCGGCGCTGACCCACCGGCTGCTGGCCTTTTCGCGGCGGCAGACGCTGGCCCCGCGCGCGACCGATATCGGCGCGCTGGTCGCGGGCATGACCGACCTGATCCGCCGCACCGTGGGGCCGGGCATCACGCTGGAGACGAAGGGCGGGGACGATCTGTGGACCGTGCTGGTCGATGCGCCGCAGCTGGAGAATGCGCTCCTCAACCTGTGCATCAACGCGCGCGATGCGATGCCGGACGGCGGGCGCATCACGATCGAGATGGTGAACCGGCGGCTGATCGGCGACAATGCGCGGTTCGGCGATATACCGGACGGCGAGTATCTGGCGTTGTGCGTGACCGATATCGGCATCGGCATGACCCCCGACGTAATAGAAAAGGCGTTCGACCCCTTCTTCACCACCAAGCCGCTGGGGCAGGGGACCGGGCTGGGGTTGAGCATGATCTATGGCTTCGCCAAACAGTCGGGCGGGCAGGTCCGCATCCATTCGACGCCCGGCATGGGGACGACCGTGTTCCTCTATCTGCCCCGCCACGACGGACCGGCGGAGCAGGAGGACACCGGCACGACCACCGCGCTCGACGGTCCCGCCGGGTCGGGCGAGACAGTGCTGGTCGTCGATGACGAGGCGACCGTTCGCCTGATGATCGTCGATGTGCTGCGCGACATGGGCTATCAGGTGATCGAGGCGGCGGACAGCGCGGAAGGGCTGGCGATCCTGCGATCGTCGGTGCGGATCGATCTGCTCGTCACCGATGTCGGCCTGCCCGGCGGGATGAACGGACGCCAACTGGCCGAAGCGGCGCGGGAATTGCGACATGAATTGAATGTCATGTTCATCACGGGCTATGCGGAGGGCGCGGTGCTGAACAGCGGCCATTTGTCGCCGGGGATGCAGTTGCTGACCAAGCCGTTCACCGTGGACGCGCTGGTCACGGGGATACAGGCCGCGATAGGCGCGGCCGCGCGGCGGTACGAACCCCACGCCCCCTGAACCCTTCGCGGTCCCGGTCCGGATCGCGTGCGGCACCGCATGACGATGACGACCGGGAGTTTCGAGACGATGAAGACCAGCCGCCTGGCCCTGTCCCTATTGGGCACGAGCCTGTTCGCCGCCGCCCCGGCCCCTGCGCAGGACGGGCCGGATATTCCCGAGCCGATGGTGTTCGACATGATCCGCCCGCTGACCGCAAAGGCGGGCGAGATCGAGGT
This window harbors:
- a CDS encoding M1 family metallopeptidase — encoded protein: MNRIRNVAAALLAATALCALAPANAQNGKALPGKGEPPLTAQTMVSGGVRPPEQLAMRFDRADLSFEVLPDTQELNGVAVLGFTAKAPLARLVIDLDKNLPVKAILIDGKALKPAQWSNPEGKLVITLLRPLRAGQRVSAKITYGGTPHVAVRAPWDTGVVWARTPDGRPWFATTTQGYGCDLFWPCLDYPMGEPGVVTLHITVPKGLKAPSNGVLLGVDTLPDGRTRWNWRTRHPNTYAIALNVGPYDVVEGSYKSRFGNTIPMFYWYLPGEKAKAEALFAEFAPTLDFFESTIGPFPFGDEKLGVVETPHKGMEHQTINAYGNDYAKAPEGFDWLFQHEFSHEWFGNQLTNADWDDFWLHEGYGSYMQPSYGRWREGEARYAVMMDAQRGQIANKSPIVHDRSMTEQDVYEPAKGGPGLDIYMKGSWMLHTLHNLIGDKAFWDVTRLAVYGRTDPKPGNFSPRYGSTREYEGFVRQVTGKDYGWFFDVYLRQAALPEIVETRAGDRLTLTWKVPGGGPFPLPVEVMVGDRIETLPMSNGTGTLTVPEGAHVVIDPWSKILKRSVAIEQVQAWKAEQAAKKKAN
- the lon gene encoding endopeptidase La, with the translated sequence MNQSYPVLPLRDIVVFPHMIVPLFVGRDKSVAALEAAMAADKEIFLVAQLDPAEDDPAREDLYEIGVTATVLQLLKLPDGTVRVLVEGKTRGRLDQLDESGAFLTATIDAKPVSEDDAALEEQDHDVKAQLAALMRSVVDQFENYAKLNRKLPAETAVQLAEIEDASQLADAVAANISVKVADKQALLVETDPAKRLEMAYALMEGELGVLQVEKKIKSRVKRQMEKTQREYYLNEQLKAIQRELGNESEDGDGDEIAELTQKIATLKLSKEARTKATAELKKLKTMAPMSAEATVVRNYLDVLLGLPWGRKSKVKKDIAAAQAILDQDHYALEKVKDRIVEYLGVQARTNKLKGPILCLVGPPGVGKTSLGQSIAKACGREFIRQSLGGVRDEAEIRGHRRTYIGSLPGKIVTNLKKAGTGNPLFLLDEIDKLGQDFRGDPASALLEVLDPEQNAKFNDHYLEIDIDLSDVMFVCTANTLNLPQPLLDRMEIIRLEGYTEDEKVEIAERHLIAKQVETHGLKDGEFTLTQGGLRALIQRYTREAGVRTLEREIARLARKALRQILEGKATSVTITPDNLHEFAGVQKYRHGLSEQEDQIGAVTGLAWTEVGGELLTIESVTVPGKGQVKTTGKLGDVMKESVQAAFSFVQARSPSFGIKPSLFHRKDIHIHLPEGAVPKDGPSAGIGLVTSIVSTLTGIAVRKDVAMTGEVTLRGRVLPIGGLKEKLLAALRGGITTVLIPQENEKDLADIPANIREGLKIVPVSHVDEVLRLALVGPLEAIDWTDADELAALPPAAIPAVAGAERHH
- a CDS encoding HU family DNA-binding protein, which produces MNKQELIATVADSSGLARGDAIKAVEAVFESITAALKKGDEVRLVGFGTFSVSQRKASTGRNPRTGEPMTIKASSQPKFKPGKLLKDSVN
- a CDS encoding c-type cytochrome, translating into MTIRITWKRVIATILGLATLGMAVAWSGVISLAASSGHWAITDWFLHWAMRNSVRTHAALTAPNDPADRSGLVSAAGHFANACAVCHGAPGQKPAPVMQAATPPAPDLAINARQWTDKQLFWIIQHGVKYTGMPAWAVQDRPDEVRRMVAFVRRLPGMTPAQYRALVAEASPAVDPDNCTGCHGTDGRGRGAPDIPILGGQSPEYLLAALRGYADGRRSSAVMQQVAMRMEAARMEAAARRFAAMPGLGGAPSGDPAAARIVERGLPDKQLPACVSCHTPGKPYPVLAGQRADYIAARLRHWQGDKNVVDARKSHATMPVIARRIPKDMIDPIARSLAGDTDARM
- a CDS encoding cytochrome c oxidase assembly protein, producing the protein MKRAYLLAGLTLLAFGWALSGQGMTGHMVAHMIAVAVAAPLLALAIQDSRLDPARRWPRLATPMAAALVEAVIVWGWHVPALRRLADHAPLWLVVEQASFLVAGLLLWSAVLAPRHRAAGVAALLVTSMHMTLLGALIGLAPRPLYSHHGAGALQDQQIAGVVMLLVGGIAYLCGGLAMLGRLLQTRPEARA